A genome region from Deinococcus sp. KNUC1210 includes the following:
- a CDS encoding 5-formyltetrahydrofolate cyclo-ligase, with product MVLPSSVLPDLAADKTQWRDWARERRRELLNADALPAISAAICAALLDFLDEHHLTRGVLAYHALPGEPDISALQDVVPLFTTRAVFRPTPSLTLHAWHSATERSRFGAMQPPRGSPEVPLTAISAVLLPGLAFDVQGRRLGYGGGFYDRLLQNWDVPTIGVTPAALLLPQVPAEAHDVPLNYVATEVGVRAAERTAQSS from the coding sequence GACTGGGCACGCGAACGCAGGCGTGAACTGCTGAACGCCGATGCGCTGCCCGCCATCTCGGCAGCGATCTGCGCGGCACTGCTCGATTTTCTGGACGAACACCACCTGACACGGGGCGTCCTGGCCTACCACGCCCTGCCGGGTGAGCCGGACATCAGCGCCCTTCAGGACGTGGTGCCGCTCTTCACCACCCGTGCCGTGTTCCGGCCCACGCCCAGCCTGACGCTGCACGCGTGGCACAGCGCCACCGAACGCAGCCGATTCGGTGCGATGCAGCCGCCCAGAGGCAGCCCGGAGGTCCCGCTCACGGCCATCTCGGCGGTGCTGCTGCCGGGTCTGGCCTTTGACGTGCAGGGCAGACGGCTGGGGTATGGAGGCGGCTTCTACGACCGTCTGCTGCAAAACTGGGATGTCCCCACCATCGGCGTCACGCCCGCTGCGCTGCTGCTCCCTCAGGTGCCCGCCGAAGCCCACGACGTGCCGCTGAACTACGTGGCGACCGAAGTGGGCGTCAGGGCAGCGGAGAGAACTGCTCAGAGCAGCTGA